GATAAAGTGTTCATCCACTTCAGTACTTTAAAATACCTCAAGAAATTATAGACTTAGTGGCGAATATAGTAGTTATACTTGCTCATTCACTTTCAATACGACCTTTGGCATATGCAAATACGAGGTGTTAAACCTAAAGCATGCTTTCGTGTTTTTTGAGATACAATTCGAGGCATTTATCTCATTAGTTTAGCTatgaatttattaaataagaacttgcatattaaaaatcgaaatcaaGTGTATATACAAGTTTCTTAATTATTGTTCATGAGTGCAACAATGCATAAAAGGTGAAAATTTGACACCTAGATAATTTCCATTATTGCCTATGGGCTAGGAAAAGTTCAGTAATTTGGCTAATCGAAACGCTGACGACTTGGACTCATTTGAATAACTTGTTTGCCATGTCAGTCGCGCATGGAGCATCTTCTTTTTGGCCAGAACCGACAAACgctcaaaaaaccaaaaactaaaaaccgaaaaaaatgAAGAGAAAACCAGTTCGTCAAGTTACGATTATGTGTGTTGGGTTTGACTTTTTGTAACTCCCAGACTCGGTTTCTGCGTGCATTACACTCGTCAGCCCGTGAGCTTTGCAGACTTTCGGATGACTTCACGCGGTGGATGCCATGTAGGTTGGTGTTAATCGTGCTTGGCAGACGATCGAAGGTTTTCGAATGACccaataaatttgttttgttttgcccTTCACATAGCTAAAGAAAGTTTTCGCCCGTCTCTTTGCAGATTGGGTTTGATTCGTGCCCGATTGGCTGGAGCGCGAATCGCCACGGGGGATGTGCTCATCTTCCTGGACGCCCATTGCGAGGGTAACATTGGCTGGTGCGAGCCACTCCTGCAGCGCATCAAGGAGTCGCGGACTAGCGTGCTGGTGCCCATTATCGATGTCATCGATGCCAACGACTTCCAGTACAGCACAAATGGTTACAAATCCTTCCAGGTCGGCGGATTCCAGTGGAATGGCCACTTTGACTGGATCAATCTGCCGGAGCGGGAGAAGCAGCGCCAGCGACGCGAGTGCAAGCAGGAGCGGGAGATCTGTCCAGCATACAGTCCCACCATGGCCGGCGGACTGTTTGCCATAGATCGACGCTACTTCTGGGAAGTCGGCAGCTACGACGAACAAATGGACGGTTGGGGTGGTGAGAACCTGGAGATGTCCTTCCGCATCTGGCAGTGCGGCGGCACCATCGAGACTATTCCCTGCTCCCGTGTTGGACACATATTCCGCGACTTCCATCCTTACAAGTAAGCAAAAGGAACTAGTATTATACTTATAATTTATGATGAACCTGACCTTCGAAGCGAACTATAGTAACTTTATTGTCATCTCCCATTATCTATTGCTGTATTATAATGAACTcatttaaattctttatagaTTCCCCAACGATCGCGATACACACGGTATTAATACTGCCCGCATGGCTCTGGCTTGGATGGATGAGTACATCAACATATTTTTCCTCAACCGGCCGGATCTGAAGTTCCACGCGGACATTGGAGATGTCACCCACCGAGTAATGCTGCGCAAGAAGCTCCGCTGTAAGAGCTTCGAGTGGTACCTGAAGAACATCTATCCGGAGAAGTTTGTACCCACCAAGGACGTGCAGGGATGGGGCAAGGTGCACGCCGTGAATGCTAACTTATGTCTGGACGATTTGCTGCAGAACAACGAAAAACCCTATAACGCCGGCTTGTACCCATGCGGCAAGGTGTTGCAGAAGTCGCAGCTATTCTCCTTCACAAACACAAATGTTCTGCGCAACGAGCTGAGCTGTGCAACAGTGCAGCACAGCGAGTCCCCACCGTACCGGGTGGTGATGGTGCCCTGCATGGAGAATGATGAGTTCAACGAGCAGTGGCGATACGAGCACCAGCACATCATTCACAGCAACACGGGCATGTGCCTGGATCACCAGGGACTCAAGAGTCTAGACGACGCCCAGGTGGCGCCTTGCGATCCCCACAGCGAATCCCAACGATGGACCATTGAACACTGAGGAGATAAGGTGTAGCGGGGAAATGGGTTGGGGACCAAAGCAACTGAGAGATACTGACTAACGCCGACTGAACGGAACTCGAATTCAAATTAGAACAACCCTTTGTAAATACCTAAATCGAATCctagaattatatattttgtgtacacaaATCGTGTATATTAAGAAGAGACGTGGTAGCTAGTGCAAATCAAAACGAAAggaatcaaatcaaaataggAAACCAGCAAATCAAACGTAAACGAGTCATTTGGAAAGCTAATAACAATTAACTGTGTGTTGTGTCCTTTgtgtgtataaatataaatagagCAAGTTGTAAGAATAGAGAGTCGAACCATCCTATGTAAATGATATAGTCGCCATGTGATCGTGTAAGGATGTAAGGCAGGGTGTGGAACGATTGCATTCCATGGCCAGGGATTCAACAAGGAGCTCTCCTGCGTGAGAGCACCCAGCAATAACCAACTATGTAAACTGTAAACTAAATGTGTTGTAAGCATTTATCTACTAACATAACCATTTTGCCATTTGTTTTCATGAATAAAAAAACTTCCGACTGGAGGATGTACATCTTCAAACGAACCATTAGTAGCCTCTGCCTTGGGTCGAAGGTCTTGGGCCAACAAAATGTAACCAGTTAGTAGCAGTCAAGGCCGAGTTCAGCGTTAATATCGCAGTGGCCGCTTGTTGACCCAGCAGCTACTGGTCCACATTTACCCCCCAGCTGTGAAATTAAAGCCAACTCCATTGAAAAATGTCCATTGCatgtttgtatatttgtatttatagaTATAAGTACATATTTCATAttctcttttattttgttttgctttgttgAAGTTGTTCAAATTTGCTGATTACGcgtgtgttttttgtttaatttctctGGCGTGTTTGCATTAAAATACTTAAATTGGAGTAAAACAATTGTAAATTACTAGAATTATCTTTACGCTTTCCGCTGCTGACACCTATATTTTGCACTCTAGTCtattctgttctgttctgttctgcagttgcaactaCTAGTGTGGAGTGAACTAAACTGGCATATCCGTACTTACAAACCGAACGAACCGAACCAAATTCATCAACAATGGTGTTTTTTGCTTGGTGCGTCTGTTTGTGTACTATGATAAAGCAGGTCTAGCATATGGTTTAGTTTATTCATTAACTCGTGACTGAACTCTTGGATAGTTTATTTAACGGCTGATGGAGTCGAGCTATAATTGTGGtgtaataacatttattcgtTGACCGTGCTAAAAGCTCTAAGAGTGCGCAAACTTACGAGTAAACTCTTTCCGAAGGCTGCCTTCCGATCCTATATCCCATATAGCTAATATGTGTGTGCCTAACATTCCGTTACGCTAGAGGCTAGATGCTAGATGCTATATGCAATGGCAAACTATTTCCTTTGCGGGGCTGATTGCATGATAACTGCACTAGATTGCACAAAAATATGATTAGTTCTTTAATAACGTCAAGGTACGATTCAATTTGTCGGCGTTCCAATCGCGATCTCTACGGTTACTTAATTTTTCATTGCATTGCACACTGTCTACAACTATGGATTTTCGAtctattttacaaataaactgACTGGGCTGCGGCTAACTTTCGTTTTCGATCGGGGACTCGACTACGTTACTCAATCAACCTCTAATTGAACCACTAGTTATTTTTTGCGCTAGTTAAATGCGTTAATTTGAGGGTGATTTTGCCGTTCATAATGCCACACTCACTATGTACATTCATGTGATTAAATTAATTCTGAATTGTAATGCTCAACcgatttgaatttgaattgcGGCGTCTACAAAATGCACACACATACTCAAACAAATGTCCCTGGTTGGGATTAATACTCGGGATTCCCCCCAGGGAGCattcaatatttaaattagttcTGTCTCAGTTAGGTTTATCATTGGTAAATatgcaatttatatttatattcatgAATATCCatgtaagtatatatattatagttGTATCTTGACCTTGGATTTTAAATTTTGGACGTATTTTCAAGTATATTTTGGTAGTTGCTTTTCGCTTTTACGCAAGTAGAAAAACAGTtcgaaaatatataatacctaatatatatataagtggTGTATATGTATGCTTGTATACACTGGATGAATGGTTGCAGATCTTCCAGTTGGGCTTGACCTTTGACACGTCCCCAACTGTTTTCTGTTGgatttcagtttcagtttcgtttttttgggttttctaAGTGTAAATCGCTCttattgtgttttaaattgcaatttatctCAGACTCAGTTTTGGAGTGCTTTGGATGTTGGTTggttggatggatggatggatacGTTTACGGTTTTACGTACAAACGTTCTTTAGCCGGTGCCAGATTTGATCATTAACTTTCCCACGTTATTTCGGCACGTTCTCAATCATCTTTGTGTACGATTATTAAAGTATCTTAACATAAAATCGAATATTTAATGCAATTATtgctttttttctttcgtttttggACTTTACACCAACTTCTGGCTCGGTGCTAAGTTAATGGTACTTAAAACGCCTCACAAACATAGTCACACAACCTTCAACATTGATAAATACAACTTAAAGATCCTAACACTTATATTGCACTTTCCGGACGGGGTAAGAAAGCAAAAGAAATCATAAGTAATAAGCTACGTATAcggtaaaataaattttatttatatatatatatgtatatatgcatatataaagggaaattataaatacatcacatcaaaataatacaatttacACATTAACTGCGACGGTGCGAAGCGACTTAATCGGGGAGTAAGTTCCAAGACACGAAAATCTTAGGATGCTTCAATTGCTTAGACGCAGCTATATAGAATATGTTGCTTTCATTATTACTAACATCGTATTGTATTGGTAATTGTATATAAATGCGCTAAAAAGAAAATGAGCTCAGGAAAGGTCATATGGAGACGAAATTATTGCAAgatcttaattataaatatatacaaatatattgaatataGTCAATAACAAGTAAAAATATAAGCTCATCGTTAAACAAGTCACATTGATATCAAAAACAATTTAACTAAACTAAAGGCAAAGAACCATTAGAAAAtatatcattcaaaaatcGAAACGCAAAAAACGACAATTAACTACACGAACACAAAACAATGGAATCAAAAGTGATTgtttcatacatacataattcGAAGGGTCGCTAAATTTTACGCTCTCGCTCAACTGTTCAAAATATTGCATCTACGCAATTGCCTACCCGGCTTAGTTAAGATTAGTATCGATTCGTTtcatttagtttagtttagctAGATTAATAATTAGTTCTGCTGTAGACACCGCCTTAAACTACTTAGAGAAGCGTGTGGATAAGTGTACGGCATTTCATTTGCGGCATGGGGTGAGAATAGTTAAGTAAGCTAGAATATGGTTGGCATGAGGAGTATGCTCCGCATTGTTCGTTGCTTGTCGAGTCGCTTCTTCTCCTTCGTCCACCTCGTTCTCGACATTGTCATCTTGGGTGGCGGCTTTAGAAGGCCGTCGAGCGTCGATTGGCATAGCACTTCTTGCCATGACTGTTCGCATCTGCAGCGCCGCTGGTTGCACGCAATCTGTGGCAGGTCGCCGGCTGGCTGCTGGCAGCGCTGGTGGCTACCGTCGATTGCCTGCAATTAGTCCAACGCTGCAGCTGATGCGAACACTTTGGGTACAATCATTTACGCGCCGAAAGGTTTAGCGAATCGCCGCGGCTCTTGGAGCGTGTCATCGAGCCAGTCATCGAGGTACTCATCTCTGTGGCGAATTAAATGCATTAGTTTATCATCGCTATCCATATCCAATGCCATTCCACTCACCTttgctgatgctgttgctcTTCTCGGCGGCCTTGTAGGCTCGCATCGCCTTGCCACGCTTGTCCAACATCAGCTTGTCGGAGCGTACAAACATGCCGTGCTTGGGCTTGCACTGGAAATACTGAACGCCCTTCACGCTGCCGTCGTTTTTGCCCGTTGGTGTGTCCAATTCAACGCCAATCCAGGCACCGGGTTGGAATTCCGTGGTGCCCACAAAGCGAATGACACCGCTGGTGTTATAGGGTCGAATTAACACTGACTCTCCCACCACAATCCACTCGGGCAGAACCAATTCCACATCCTTGCTCTCCTCTGGAAAGCAttagttaaattaaattaaataacgAGACGggaacaataaaaaaaaata
This genomic interval from Drosophila mauritiana strain mau12 chromosome 2R, ASM438214v1, whole genome shotgun sequence contains the following:
- the LOC117137849 gene encoding polypeptide N-acetylgalactosaminyltransferase 1; translation: MLPRFRSFYGKLIIFILVALCFILYSKVQQNGSPEEPPVAPPVRAAALRGHGRERFEAYSDSENEIARPATQSPYEQIIQLDLQKQKAGLGEQGVAVHLSGAAKERGDEIYKKIALNEELSEQLTYNRSVGDHRNPLCAKQRFDSESLPTASVVIIFFNEPYSVLLRTVHSTLSTCNEKALKEIILVDDGSDNVELGAKLDYYVRTRIPSGKVTILRLKNRLGLIRARLAGARIATGDVLIFLDAHCEGNIGWCEPLLQRIKESRTSVLVPIIDVIDANDFQYSTNGYKSFQVGGFQWNGHFDWINLPEREKQRQRRECKQEREICPAYSPTMAGGLFAIDRRYFWEVGSYDEQMDGWGGENLEMSFRIWQCGGTIETIPCSRVGHIFRDFHPYKFPNDRDTHGINTARMALAWMDEYINIFFLNRPDLKFHADIGDVTHRVMLRKKLRCKSFEWYLKNIYPEKFVPTKDVQGWGKVHAVNANLCLDDLLQNNEKPYNAGLYPCGKVLQKSQLFSFTNTNVLRNELSCATVQHSESPPYRVVMVPCMENDEFNEQWRYEHQHIIHSNTGMCLDHQGLKSLDDAQVAPCDPHSESQRWTIEH